One genomic segment of Gimesia chilikensis includes these proteins:
- a CDS encoding sigma-54-dependent transcriptional regulator gives MSKLLIVDDEESICWGLSQLGESHGHEVMMASTAEQALSLAEKDRPDVVVMDVRLPGMDGLTAMQGLYERIGPVPVIVITAYGDLQTAVEAVRNGAFDYIVKPFDLAQMEQVLEKAVKEAGREELQPGEPRQLEGLVGSTPEMQQVFKSIALVAASDASVMLMGESGTGKEVAAQAIHRFSDRASGPFVAVNIASLSESLAESELFGHVPGAFTGAESGRMGFLEQANGGTLFLDEVADIPLSIQIKLLRALEEGEVLPVGSTQRVKTNFRVITASHRNLESLIKRGKFRHDLYFRLCTFEIDIPPLRKRVGDIRLLAEFFLERFVDRQTGMQHRLTAETIAELERRPWYGNVRELRNAIEHAALRARGGTILPEDLPAPVSQSFLGLDESQAGSDVEINELLKQWAEQQLRDPESAAGIYEKLLTLVEPPVMEVALEKFHGQCAPAARCLGLHRTTLSKKLKQYDIENS, from the coding sequence GTGTCGAAACTATTGATCGTTGATGATGAAGAATCCATCTGCTGGGGGCTGAGCCAGTTGGGCGAAAGCCACGGCCACGAAGTGATGATGGCTTCAACAGCCGAACAGGCATTGAGCCTGGCAGAGAAAGACCGCCCCGATGTGGTGGTGATGGATGTGCGTCTGCCCGGGATGGATGGGCTGACGGCTATGCAGGGACTTTACGAGCGGATTGGTCCGGTGCCTGTGATTGTGATTACCGCTTATGGTGATCTGCAGACCGCTGTGGAAGCGGTGCGAAACGGGGCGTTTGATTATATCGTCAAGCCTTTCGATCTGGCTCAGATGGAGCAGGTACTGGAGAAGGCGGTCAAGGAAGCGGGACGCGAGGAGCTGCAACCGGGCGAACCGCGGCAGCTGGAAGGGCTTGTGGGTTCAACGCCTGAGATGCAGCAGGTCTTCAAGTCAATCGCGCTGGTGGCGGCTTCGGATGCGAGTGTGATGCTCATGGGAGAAAGCGGGACCGGTAAGGAAGTGGCGGCGCAGGCGATTCACCGTTTCAGCGATCGTGCTTCGGGACCGTTTGTCGCCGTAAATATTGCTTCTCTCAGTGAGAGCCTGGCGGAGAGTGAACTGTTCGGTCATGTACCGGGAGCGTTTACCGGCGCGGAGTCGGGGCGGATGGGTTTTCTGGAACAGGCCAACGGAGGTACGCTGTTCCTGGATGAAGTTGCTGACATTCCGCTGTCGATTCAGATCAAACTGCTGCGGGCCCTGGAAGAAGGCGAAGTACTGCCCGTGGGTTCGACGCAGCGCGTGAAGACGAATTTCCGCGTGATCACTGCTTCGCATCGGAACCTGGAATCGCTGATCAAGCGGGGCAAGTTCCGCCACGATCTTTATTTCCGCCTGTGTACGTTTGAGATCGACATTCCCCCCCTGCGGAAGCGGGTGGGAGATATTCGTCTGCTGGCCGAGTTCTTTCTGGAACGCTTTGTGGATCGGCAGACGGGGATGCAGCATCGGCTCACCGCAGAGACCATTGCAGAACTGGAACGTCGCCCCTGGTATGGCAATGTGCGCGAGTTACGCAATGCGATCGAACACGCAGCGTTACGGGCGCGGGGCGGAACAATTCTTCCTGAAGATCTGCCTGCACCGGTATCGCAGTCCTTTCTGGGTCTGGATGAGTCTCAAGCCGGATCGGATGTGGAGATCAACGAGTTGCTCAAGCAGTGGGCCGAACAGCAGTTGCGAGATCCGGAATCTGCGGCCGGGATTTATGAGAAACTGCTCACCCTGGTTGAGCCGCCGGTGATGGAAGTGGCTTTGGAGAAATTTCATGGGCAATGTGCGCCTGCAGCCCGCTGTCTGGGCTTGCATCGGACTACCCTGAGTAAGAAACTGAAACAGTACGACATTGAAAACAGCTGA
- a CDS encoding sulfatase — MTRSLILLALILVAGPGLQLRAAEKSKPLNFVFILVDDLGYMDVGCNNPDTFYETPHINRLAKSGMRFTNGYAANPVCSPTRYSIMTGKYPTRVDATNFFSGKRAGKFLPAPLNDRMPLDEVTIAEALKEHGYSTFFAGKWHLGPSEEFWPEKQGFDVNKGGWSRGGPYGGKRYFSPYGNPRLSDGPDGEHLPDRLATETAEFIDAHREQPFFAYLAFYSVHTPLMGPNALVKKYKEKAQRLGLEGKVEFADEEQVFPTDEKRKVRILQKHAVYAAMVESMDRAVGKVLQQLEASGVADNTVVMLTADNGGLSTSEGSPTSNLPLRGGKGWLYEGGIREVFLIRWPGGGQPGSVCDEPVITTDFYPTILDLAGLPLKPEQHLDGVSLKPFLQGEEPLKREALFWHYPHYSNQGGIPGGAIRMDDWKLIERFEDGQAHLYNLKTDVGEKQDLAAAEPERVKQMRRRLHQWYTETDAKFLQAKPGGPEPWRPEK, encoded by the coding sequence ATGACGCGCTCCCTGATTCTGCTGGCTTTAATCTTAGTGGCTGGTCCCGGTTTGCAACTGAGGGCTGCCGAGAAATCCAAACCGCTCAACTTCGTCTTCATTCTGGTGGACGATCTGGGCTACATGGATGTGGGCTGCAATAACCCGGATACCTTTTACGAAACGCCACACATTAACCGGCTGGCGAAGTCCGGCATGCGGTTCACCAATGGTTATGCTGCGAATCCGGTCTGCAGTCCGACGCGATACAGCATCATGACGGGTAAATATCCGACCCGCGTAGATGCGACAAATTTCTTTTCCGGGAAACGCGCGGGTAAGTTTCTGCCGGCTCCCCTCAATGACCGGATGCCTCTGGATGAAGTGACGATCGCCGAAGCACTCAAGGAGCACGGGTACTCCACGTTCTTTGCAGGGAAGTGGCACCTGGGGCCGAGTGAAGAGTTCTGGCCGGAGAAGCAGGGTTTTGACGTCAACAAGGGGGGCTGGTCGCGCGGCGGTCCGTATGGAGGCAAACGATACTTCTCGCCTTATGGAAATCCACGGTTGAGTGACGGTCCGGATGGCGAGCATCTGCCCGATCGCCTGGCGACGGAGACGGCGGAGTTTATCGACGCTCATCGCGAGCAGCCGTTCTTTGCCTACCTCGCTTTCTATTCGGTACATACCCCGTTGATGGGACCGAATGCACTGGTCAAGAAATACAAAGAGAAGGCGCAGCGACTGGGGCTGGAAGGCAAAGTCGAATTTGCCGACGAAGAACAGGTCTTCCCCACAGATGAGAAGCGAAAGGTGCGGATTCTGCAGAAGCATGCCGTGTATGCGGCGATGGTGGAATCGATGGACCGGGCCGTGGGGAAAGTGCTGCAGCAGCTGGAAGCATCCGGCGTGGCGGACAATACCGTGGTGATGCTGACGGCCGATAACGGGGGGCTGAGTACCTCCGAAGGATCGCCGACTTCCAATCTGCCTCTGCGGGGTGGTAAGGGCTGGCTGTATGAAGGAGGGATCCGCGAGGTCTTTCTGATTCGCTGGCCAGGAGGGGGGCAGCCGGGAAGCGTCTGTGACGAACCCGTCATTACTACTGACTTCTATCCAACCATTCTGGATCTGGCCGGGTTGCCTTTGAAGCCGGAACAGCATCTGGATGGCGTGAGTCTGAAACCATTCCTGCAGGGCGAAGAACCTCTGAAGCGTGAAGCGTTGTTCTGGCATTACCCGCATTATTCCAATCAGGGCGGGATTCCCGGAGGTGCAATCCGGATGGATGACTGGAAACTGATCGAGCGTTTTGAAGATGGACAGGCCCACCTTTACAATCTGAAAACCGATGTGGGAGAGAAACAGGATCTGGCGGCGGCGGAGCCGGAACGTGTGAAACAGATGAGACGTCGATTGCACCAGTGGTACACCGAAACCGATGCGAAGTTTCTACAGGCCAAGCCCGGGGGACCGGAGCCCTGGCGACCCGAAAAATAA